GGCCGCGGGCTGGCGGGGGTGCTGGTGGGCCAGGTCGTCGCCGACCACGGCGCGTCGGCCACCGTCGTGCTGGACGCGCAGAGCCACCTGGCGGGCTGGTACGGCCGCCACGGCTTCGTCCGGGACGGGGAGGACTTCGTCGAGGACGGGATCCCCCACACCCCGATGGCCCGCCCGGCCGGCTGAGCCGCCGGCCGGCAGGCTGCTGACCCACAGGGCAGAGGCCTCAGGGCAGCTGCTCGACCAGCCGGGCGAGCTCGACGCGGGGACCGGTGTAGAACGGCAGCTCCTCGCGGACGTGGCGGCGGGCCTCGGTGTTCCGCAGGTCGCGCATGAGGTCGACGATCCGGTGCAGCTCGTCGGCCTCGAAGGCCAGCAGCCACTCGTAGTCGCCGAGCGCGAACGCCGAAACGGTGTTGGCGCGGACGTCGGGGTACGGCCGGGCCGCGCGGCCGTGGTCGACGAGCATGGTCCGGCGCTCGTCCGCCGGCAGCAGGTACCACTCGTAGCTGCGGACGAACGGGTACACGCAGCAGTAGCCTCGCGGCTCCTCCCCCGCCATGAACGCCGGCACGTGGCCCCGGTTGAACTCCGCGGGCCGGTGCAGGCCCATGACCGACCACACCGGCGTCAGATGCGAGCCGAGCCGGCTGCGCCGCAGCGCGTGGTAGGCCGCCTGGACGGTCTCCACGGCGGGCGCGTGCCACCACACCATGAGGTCGGCGTCGGCCGTCATGCCGCCCAGGTCGTACCAGCCGCGGACGACG
The sequence above is drawn from the Aquipuribacter hungaricus genome and encodes:
- the hemQ gene encoding hydrogen peroxide-dependent heme synthase, with the translated sequence MSAHHHDAAGVPTPTDEINATVRYTAWSVFAASETLGSGDRAALVAEVEAALAPLAADGDLVVRGWYDLGGMTADADLMVWWHAPAVETVQAAYHALRRSRLGSHLTPVWSVMGLHRPAEFNRGHVPAFMAGEEPRGYCCVYPFVRSYEWYLLPADERRTMLVDHGRAARPYPDVRANTVSAFALGDYEWLLAFEADELHRIVDLMRDLRNTEARRHVREELPFYTGPRVELARLVEQLP